A window from Argopecten irradians isolate NY chromosome 3, Ai_NY, whole genome shotgun sequence encodes these proteins:
- the LOC138318311 gene encoding cyclin-dependent kinase-like 1 isoform X26: MEKYEKLTRIGEGSYGVVFKCRNKETGVIVAIKRFVESEDDPLIKKIAMREIRMLKQLKHPNLVNLIEVFRRKKRLHLVFEYVDHTVLHELDRYPRGVNEDLVKKIVSQTLEAVNYCHSRNCIHRDVKPENILLSTERQVKLCDFGFARVLTGPLDEYTDYVATRWYRAPELLVGDPKYGPPVDVWAIGCVFAELLSGQALWPGKSDLDQIFLIKKTLGDLIPTQKSAFSSNIFFQGLEIPNVEPENYEPLENKFPRISSNALDFMKNCLKMDPAERMTCEELLQHKYLDGMTSLLETSQRKNDRKKQASRTSNHPWKQSRVREDDIQGDVERWKPMKVKDNDYHKDMEPWKQARGRDNEPQNDHETWKPSRNRDDDTQSRDIELSWKPAKIKEGELKEPETNYMLPSLNATNNTSTSPAPKGYLGKKNPIHDHHPSKQGHDHHHPHHLPNI, translated from the exons ATGGAGAAGTATGAGAAGCTCACCCGAATTGGGGAGGGTTCATATGGCGTCGTGTTCAAGTGCCGAAACAAAGAGACTGGCGTTATTGTGGCCATCAAAAGATTTGTGGAATCAGAAGACGACCCACTTATCAAGAAGATAGCAATGCGAGAAATCAGAATGTTAAAG CAACTGAAACATCCTAATCTTGTAAATCTGATAGAGGTATTCAGAAGAAAGAAGCGTCTACATCTAGTGTTTGAGTATGTGGATCACACGGTGCTACATGAGCTTGACAGATACCCGAGGGG TGTGAATGAGGATTTGGTAAAGAAGATTGTAAGTCAGACGTTAGAAGCTGTCAATTACTGTCACAGTCGAAAT TGTATACACAGAGATGTTAAGCCTGAAAACATCTTGCTGTCTACAGAGCGACAAGTGAAACTCTGTGACTTTGGTTTCGCTAGAGTCCTAA CGGGGCCATTAGATGAGTACACAGATTATGTAGCAACACGATGGTACCGAGCACCAGAACTACTTGTAGGGGATCCGAAATATGGACCTCCTGTAGACGTATGGGCCATCGGCTGTGTTTTTGCCGAGTTACTCTCAGGGCAGGCACTATGGCCAGGAAAATCAGACCTGGACCAAATCTTCCTGATTAAAAAGACACTAG GGGACTTGATACCTACACAAAAATCTGCGTTttcttcaaatatatttttccaaGGACTAGAAATTCCAAATGTAGAGCCAGAG aatTACGAGCCCTTGGAAAACAAATTCCCCAGGATTTCTTCAAATGCCCTGGATTTTATGAAG AATTGTTTGAAGATGGACCCCGCAGAACGTATGACGTGTGAGGAGTTGTTACAGCATAAATACTTGGACGGTATGACGTCGCTACTTGAAACAAGCCAACGAAAGAATGATCGCAAGAAACAGGCATCTAGAACGAGCAATCAT CCATGGAAACAGTCCCGGGTTCGAGAAGATGACATTCAAGGAGATGTAGAG CGATGGAAGCCCATGAAGGTCAAGGACAATGACTACCACAAAGATATGGAG CCATGGAAACAGGCCAGAGGTCGAGACAATGAACCACAGAATGATCACGAG ACATGGAAACCATCCAGAAACAGAGATGATGATACACAGTCACGAGATATAGAG TTGTCATGGAAACCAGCAAAAATTAAGGAAGGAGAATTAAAGGAACCTGAG ACAAACTACATGTTGCCTAGTCTGAACGCAACCAACAACACGTCTACCTCCCCTGCCCCCAAGGGGTATTTGGGGAAGAAAAACCCCATCCACGACCATCACCCGTCGAAGCAGGGACACGACCACCACCATCCTCACCACCTGCCGAACATCTGA
- the LOC138318311 gene encoding cyclin-dependent kinase-like 1 isoform X15 has protein sequence MEKYEKLTRIGEGSYGVVFKCRNKETGVIVAIKRFVESEDDPLIKKIAMREIRMLKQLKHPNLVNLIEVFRRKKRLHLVFEYVDHTVLHELDRYPRGVNEDLVKKIVSQTLEAVNYCHSRNCIHRDVKPENILLSTERQVKLCDFGFARVLTGPLDEYTDYVATRWYRAPELLVGDPKYGPPVDVWAIGCVFAELLSGQALWPGKSDLDQIFLIKKTLGDLIPTQKSAFSSNIFFQGLEIPNVEPENYEPLENKFPRISSNALDFMKNCLKMDPAERMTCEELLQHKYLDGMTSLLETSQRKNDRKKQASRTSNHPWKQSRVREDDIQGDVERWKPMKVKDNDYHKDMEITGKPVKWKETDILKESEPWKQARGRDNEPQNDHETWKPSRNRDDDTQSRDIELSWKPAKIKEGELKEPETNYMLPSLNATNNTSTSPAPKGYLGKKNPIHDHHPSKQGHDHHHPHHLPNI, from the exons ATGGAGAAGTATGAGAAGCTCACCCGAATTGGGGAGGGTTCATATGGCGTCGTGTTCAAGTGCCGAAACAAAGAGACTGGCGTTATTGTGGCCATCAAAAGATTTGTGGAATCAGAAGACGACCCACTTATCAAGAAGATAGCAATGCGAGAAATCAGAATGTTAAAG CAACTGAAACATCCTAATCTTGTAAATCTGATAGAGGTATTCAGAAGAAAGAAGCGTCTACATCTAGTGTTTGAGTATGTGGATCACACGGTGCTACATGAGCTTGACAGATACCCGAGGGG TGTGAATGAGGATTTGGTAAAGAAGATTGTAAGTCAGACGTTAGAAGCTGTCAATTACTGTCACAGTCGAAAT TGTATACACAGAGATGTTAAGCCTGAAAACATCTTGCTGTCTACAGAGCGACAAGTGAAACTCTGTGACTTTGGTTTCGCTAGAGTCCTAA CGGGGCCATTAGATGAGTACACAGATTATGTAGCAACACGATGGTACCGAGCACCAGAACTACTTGTAGGGGATCCGAAATATGGACCTCCTGTAGACGTATGGGCCATCGGCTGTGTTTTTGCCGAGTTACTCTCAGGGCAGGCACTATGGCCAGGAAAATCAGACCTGGACCAAATCTTCCTGATTAAAAAGACACTAG GGGACTTGATACCTACACAAAAATCTGCGTTttcttcaaatatatttttccaaGGACTAGAAATTCCAAATGTAGAGCCAGAG aatTACGAGCCCTTGGAAAACAAATTCCCCAGGATTTCTTCAAATGCCCTGGATTTTATGAAG AATTGTTTGAAGATGGACCCCGCAGAACGTATGACGTGTGAGGAGTTGTTACAGCATAAATACTTGGACGGTATGACGTCGCTACTTGAAACAAGCCAACGAAAGAATGATCGCAAGAAACAGGCATCTAGAACGAGCAATCAT CCATGGAAACAGTCCCGGGTTCGAGAAGATGACATTCAAGGAGATGTAGAG CGATGGAAGCCCATGAAGGTCAAGGACAATGACTACCACAAAGATATGGAG ATCACTGGTAAGCCAGTCAAATGGAAGGAGACAGATATACTTAAGGAGTCCGAG CCATGGAAACAGGCCAGAGGTCGAGACAATGAACCACAGAATGATCACGAG ACATGGAAACCATCCAGAAACAGAGATGATGATACACAGTCACGAGATATAGAG TTGTCATGGAAACCAGCAAAAATTAAGGAAGGAGAATTAAAGGAACCTGAG ACAAACTACATGTTGCCTAGTCTGAACGCAACCAACAACACGTCTACCTCCCCTGCCCCCAAGGGGTATTTGGGGAAGAAAAACCCCATCCACGACCATCACCCGTCGAAGCAGGGACACGACCACCACCATCCTCACCACCTGCCGAACATCTGA
- the LOC138318311 gene encoding cyclin-dependent kinase-like 1 isoform X30, which yields MEKYEKLTRIGEGSYGVVFKCRNKETGVIVAIKRFVESEDDPLIKKIAMREIRMLKQLKHPNLVNLIEVFRRKKRLHLVFEYVDHTVLHELDRYPRGVNEDLVKKIVSQTLEAVNYCHSRNCIHRDVKPENILLSTERQVKLCDFGFARVLTGPLDEYTDYVATRWYRAPELLVGDPKYGPPVDVWAIGCVFAELLSGQALWPGKSDLDQIFLIKKTLGDLIPTQKSAFSSNIFFQGLEIPNVEPENYEPLENKFPRISSNALDFMKNCLKMDPAERMTCEELLQHKYLDGMTSLLETSQRKNDRKKQASRTSNHRWKPMKVKDNDYHKDMEPWKQARGRDNEPQNDHETWKPSRNRDDDTQSRDIELSWKPAKIKEGELKEPETNYMLPSLNATNNTSTSPAPKGYLGKKNPIHDHHPSKQGHDHHHPHHLPNI from the exons ATGGAGAAGTATGAGAAGCTCACCCGAATTGGGGAGGGTTCATATGGCGTCGTGTTCAAGTGCCGAAACAAAGAGACTGGCGTTATTGTGGCCATCAAAAGATTTGTGGAATCAGAAGACGACCCACTTATCAAGAAGATAGCAATGCGAGAAATCAGAATGTTAAAG CAACTGAAACATCCTAATCTTGTAAATCTGATAGAGGTATTCAGAAGAAAGAAGCGTCTACATCTAGTGTTTGAGTATGTGGATCACACGGTGCTACATGAGCTTGACAGATACCCGAGGGG TGTGAATGAGGATTTGGTAAAGAAGATTGTAAGTCAGACGTTAGAAGCTGTCAATTACTGTCACAGTCGAAAT TGTATACACAGAGATGTTAAGCCTGAAAACATCTTGCTGTCTACAGAGCGACAAGTGAAACTCTGTGACTTTGGTTTCGCTAGAGTCCTAA CGGGGCCATTAGATGAGTACACAGATTATGTAGCAACACGATGGTACCGAGCACCAGAACTACTTGTAGGGGATCCGAAATATGGACCTCCTGTAGACGTATGGGCCATCGGCTGTGTTTTTGCCGAGTTACTCTCAGGGCAGGCACTATGGCCAGGAAAATCAGACCTGGACCAAATCTTCCTGATTAAAAAGACACTAG GGGACTTGATACCTACACAAAAATCTGCGTTttcttcaaatatatttttccaaGGACTAGAAATTCCAAATGTAGAGCCAGAG aatTACGAGCCCTTGGAAAACAAATTCCCCAGGATTTCTTCAAATGCCCTGGATTTTATGAAG AATTGTTTGAAGATGGACCCCGCAGAACGTATGACGTGTGAGGAGTTGTTACAGCATAAATACTTGGACGGTATGACGTCGCTACTTGAAACAAGCCAACGAAAGAATGATCGCAAGAAACAGGCATCTAGAACGAGCAATCAT CGATGGAAGCCCATGAAGGTCAAGGACAATGACTACCACAAAGATATGGAG CCATGGAAACAGGCCAGAGGTCGAGACAATGAACCACAGAATGATCACGAG ACATGGAAACCATCCAGAAACAGAGATGATGATACACAGTCACGAGATATAGAG TTGTCATGGAAACCAGCAAAAATTAAGGAAGGAGAATTAAAGGAACCTGAG ACAAACTACATGTTGCCTAGTCTGAACGCAACCAACAACACGTCTACCTCCCCTGCCCCCAAGGGGTATTTGGGGAAGAAAAACCCCATCCACGACCATCACCCGTCGAAGCAGGGACACGACCACCACCATCCTCACCACCTGCCGAACATCTGA
- the LOC138318311 gene encoding cyclin-dependent kinase-like 1 isoform X3, which translates to MEKYEKLTRIGEGSYGVVFKCRNKETGVIVAIKRFVESEDDPLIKKIAMREIRMLKQLKHPNLVNLIEVFRRKKRLHLVFEYVDHTVLHELDRYPRGVNEDLVKKIVSQTLEAVNYCHSRNCIHRDVKPENILLSTERQVKLCDFGFARVLTGPLDEYTDYVATRWYRAPELLVGDPKYGPPVDVWAIGCVFAELLSGQALWPGKSDLDQIFLIKKTLGDLIPTQKSAFSSNIFFQGLEIPNVEPENYEPLENKFPRISSNALDFMKNCLKMDPAERMTCEELLQHKYLDGMTSLLETSQRKNDRKKQASRTSNHNLPYFRNKPSLKPFRLREDETLKESEKWKPSWKGKDTEPHKEAEPWKQSRVREDDIQGDVERWKPMKVKDNDYHKDMEITGKPVKWKETDILKESEPWKQARGRDNEPQNDHETWKPSRNRDDDTQSRDIELSWKPAKIKEGELKEPETNYMLPSLNATNNTSTSPAPKGYLGKKNPIHDHHPSKQGHDHHHPHHLPNI; encoded by the exons ATGGAGAAGTATGAGAAGCTCACCCGAATTGGGGAGGGTTCATATGGCGTCGTGTTCAAGTGCCGAAACAAAGAGACTGGCGTTATTGTGGCCATCAAAAGATTTGTGGAATCAGAAGACGACCCACTTATCAAGAAGATAGCAATGCGAGAAATCAGAATGTTAAAG CAACTGAAACATCCTAATCTTGTAAATCTGATAGAGGTATTCAGAAGAAAGAAGCGTCTACATCTAGTGTTTGAGTATGTGGATCACACGGTGCTACATGAGCTTGACAGATACCCGAGGGG TGTGAATGAGGATTTGGTAAAGAAGATTGTAAGTCAGACGTTAGAAGCTGTCAATTACTGTCACAGTCGAAAT TGTATACACAGAGATGTTAAGCCTGAAAACATCTTGCTGTCTACAGAGCGACAAGTGAAACTCTGTGACTTTGGTTTCGCTAGAGTCCTAA CGGGGCCATTAGATGAGTACACAGATTATGTAGCAACACGATGGTACCGAGCACCAGAACTACTTGTAGGGGATCCGAAATATGGACCTCCTGTAGACGTATGGGCCATCGGCTGTGTTTTTGCCGAGTTACTCTCAGGGCAGGCACTATGGCCAGGAAAATCAGACCTGGACCAAATCTTCCTGATTAAAAAGACACTAG GGGACTTGATACCTACACAAAAATCTGCGTTttcttcaaatatatttttccaaGGACTAGAAATTCCAAATGTAGAGCCAGAG aatTACGAGCCCTTGGAAAACAAATTCCCCAGGATTTCTTCAAATGCCCTGGATTTTATGAAG AATTGTTTGAAGATGGACCCCGCAGAACGTATGACGTGTGAGGAGTTGTTACAGCATAAATACTTGGACGGTATGACGTCGCTACTTGAAACAAGCCAACGAAAGAATGATCGCAAGAAACAGGCATCTAGAACGAGCAATCAT AATTTGCCGTACTTTAGAAATAAG CCATCCTTGAAACCCTTCCGATTAAGAGAGGATGAGACACTGAAAGAAAGCGAG AAGTGGAAGCCTTCATGGAAGGGGAAAGACACTGAGCCTCATAAAGAGGCTGAG CCATGGAAACAGTCCCGGGTTCGAGAAGATGACATTCAAGGAGATGTAGAG CGATGGAAGCCCATGAAGGTCAAGGACAATGACTACCACAAAGATATGGAG ATCACTGGTAAGCCAGTCAAATGGAAGGAGACAGATATACTTAAGGAGTCCGAG CCATGGAAACAGGCCAGAGGTCGAGACAATGAACCACAGAATGATCACGAG ACATGGAAACCATCCAGAAACAGAGATGATGATACACAGTCACGAGATATAGAG TTGTCATGGAAACCAGCAAAAATTAAGGAAGGAGAATTAAAGGAACCTGAG ACAAACTACATGTTGCCTAGTCTGAACGCAACCAACAACACGTCTACCTCCCCTGCCCCCAAGGGGTATTTGGGGAAGAAAAACCCCATCCACGACCATCACCCGTCGAAGCAGGGACACGACCACCACCATCCTCACCACCTGCCGAACATCTGA
- the LOC138318311 gene encoding cyclin-dependent kinase-like 1 isoform X19 — protein MEKYEKLTRIGEGSYGVVFKCRNKETGVIVAIKRFVESEDDPLIKKIAMREIRMLKQLKHPNLVNLIEVFRRKKRLHLVFEYVDHTVLHELDRYPRGVNEDLVKKIVSQTLEAVNYCHSRNCIHRDVKPENILLSTERQVKLCDFGFARVLTGPLDEYTDYVATRWYRAPELLVGDPKYGPPVDVWAIGCVFAELLSGQALWPGKSDLDQIFLIKKTLGDLIPTQKSAFSSNIFFQGLEIPNVEPENYEPLENKFPRISSNALDFMKNCLKMDPAERMTCEELLQHKYLDGMTSLLETSQRKNDRKKQASRTSNHNLPYFRNKPWKQSRVREDDIQGDVERHFYKPRWKPMKVKDNDYHKDMEPWKQARGRDNEPQNDHETWKPSRNRDDDTQSRDIELSWKPAKIKEGELKEPETNYMLPSLNATNNTSTSPAPKGYLGKKNPIHDHHPSKQGHDHHHPHHLPNI, from the exons ATGGAGAAGTATGAGAAGCTCACCCGAATTGGGGAGGGTTCATATGGCGTCGTGTTCAAGTGCCGAAACAAAGAGACTGGCGTTATTGTGGCCATCAAAAGATTTGTGGAATCAGAAGACGACCCACTTATCAAGAAGATAGCAATGCGAGAAATCAGAATGTTAAAG CAACTGAAACATCCTAATCTTGTAAATCTGATAGAGGTATTCAGAAGAAAGAAGCGTCTACATCTAGTGTTTGAGTATGTGGATCACACGGTGCTACATGAGCTTGACAGATACCCGAGGGG TGTGAATGAGGATTTGGTAAAGAAGATTGTAAGTCAGACGTTAGAAGCTGTCAATTACTGTCACAGTCGAAAT TGTATACACAGAGATGTTAAGCCTGAAAACATCTTGCTGTCTACAGAGCGACAAGTGAAACTCTGTGACTTTGGTTTCGCTAGAGTCCTAA CGGGGCCATTAGATGAGTACACAGATTATGTAGCAACACGATGGTACCGAGCACCAGAACTACTTGTAGGGGATCCGAAATATGGACCTCCTGTAGACGTATGGGCCATCGGCTGTGTTTTTGCCGAGTTACTCTCAGGGCAGGCACTATGGCCAGGAAAATCAGACCTGGACCAAATCTTCCTGATTAAAAAGACACTAG GGGACTTGATACCTACACAAAAATCTGCGTTttcttcaaatatatttttccaaGGACTAGAAATTCCAAATGTAGAGCCAGAG aatTACGAGCCCTTGGAAAACAAATTCCCCAGGATTTCTTCAAATGCCCTGGATTTTATGAAG AATTGTTTGAAGATGGACCCCGCAGAACGTATGACGTGTGAGGAGTTGTTACAGCATAAATACTTGGACGGTATGACGTCGCTACTTGAAACAAGCCAACGAAAGAATGATCGCAAGAAACAGGCATCTAGAACGAGCAATCAT AATTTGCCGTACTTTAGAAATAAG CCATGGAAACAGTCCCGGGTTCGAGAAGATGACATTCAAGGAGATGTAGAG CGTCATTTTTATAAACCG CGATGGAAGCCCATGAAGGTCAAGGACAATGACTACCACAAAGATATGGAG CCATGGAAACAGGCCAGAGGTCGAGACAATGAACCACAGAATGATCACGAG ACATGGAAACCATCCAGAAACAGAGATGATGATACACAGTCACGAGATATAGAG TTGTCATGGAAACCAGCAAAAATTAAGGAAGGAGAATTAAAGGAACCTGAG ACAAACTACATGTTGCCTAGTCTGAACGCAACCAACAACACGTCTACCTCCCCTGCCCCCAAGGGGTATTTGGGGAAGAAAAACCCCATCCACGACCATCACCCGTCGAAGCAGGGACACGACCACCACCATCCTCACCACCTGCCGAACATCTGA
- the LOC138318311 gene encoding cyclin-dependent kinase-like 1 isoform X14 translates to MEKYEKLTRIGEGSYGVVFKCRNKETGVIVAIKRFVESEDDPLIKKIAMREIRMLKQLKHPNLVNLIEVFRRKKRLHLVFEYVDHTVLHELDRYPRGVNEDLVKKIVSQTLEAVNYCHSRNCIHRDVKPENILLSTERQVKLCDFGFARVLTGPLDEYTDYVATRWYRAPELLVGDPKYGPPVDVWAIGCVFAELLSGQALWPGKSDLDQIFLIKKTLGDLIPTQKSAFSSNIFFQGLEIPNVEPENYEPLENKFPRISSNALDFMKNCLKMDPAERMTCEELLQHKYLDGMTSLLETSQRKNDRKKQASRTSNHPWKQSRVREDDIQGDVERHFYKPRWKPMKVKDNDYHKDMEITGKPVKWKETDILKESEPWKQARGRDNEPQNDHETWKPSRNRDDDTQSRDIELSWKPAKIKEGELKEPETNYMLPSLNATNNTSTSPAPKGYLGKKNPIHDHHPSKQGHDHHHPHHLPNI, encoded by the exons ATGGAGAAGTATGAGAAGCTCACCCGAATTGGGGAGGGTTCATATGGCGTCGTGTTCAAGTGCCGAAACAAAGAGACTGGCGTTATTGTGGCCATCAAAAGATTTGTGGAATCAGAAGACGACCCACTTATCAAGAAGATAGCAATGCGAGAAATCAGAATGTTAAAG CAACTGAAACATCCTAATCTTGTAAATCTGATAGAGGTATTCAGAAGAAAGAAGCGTCTACATCTAGTGTTTGAGTATGTGGATCACACGGTGCTACATGAGCTTGACAGATACCCGAGGGG TGTGAATGAGGATTTGGTAAAGAAGATTGTAAGTCAGACGTTAGAAGCTGTCAATTACTGTCACAGTCGAAAT TGTATACACAGAGATGTTAAGCCTGAAAACATCTTGCTGTCTACAGAGCGACAAGTGAAACTCTGTGACTTTGGTTTCGCTAGAGTCCTAA CGGGGCCATTAGATGAGTACACAGATTATGTAGCAACACGATGGTACCGAGCACCAGAACTACTTGTAGGGGATCCGAAATATGGACCTCCTGTAGACGTATGGGCCATCGGCTGTGTTTTTGCCGAGTTACTCTCAGGGCAGGCACTATGGCCAGGAAAATCAGACCTGGACCAAATCTTCCTGATTAAAAAGACACTAG GGGACTTGATACCTACACAAAAATCTGCGTTttcttcaaatatatttttccaaGGACTAGAAATTCCAAATGTAGAGCCAGAG aatTACGAGCCCTTGGAAAACAAATTCCCCAGGATTTCTTCAAATGCCCTGGATTTTATGAAG AATTGTTTGAAGATGGACCCCGCAGAACGTATGACGTGTGAGGAGTTGTTACAGCATAAATACTTGGACGGTATGACGTCGCTACTTGAAACAAGCCAACGAAAGAATGATCGCAAGAAACAGGCATCTAGAACGAGCAATCAT CCATGGAAACAGTCCCGGGTTCGAGAAGATGACATTCAAGGAGATGTAGAG CGTCATTTTTATAAACCG CGATGGAAGCCCATGAAGGTCAAGGACAATGACTACCACAAAGATATGGAG ATCACTGGTAAGCCAGTCAAATGGAAGGAGACAGATATACTTAAGGAGTCCGAG CCATGGAAACAGGCCAGAGGTCGAGACAATGAACCACAGAATGATCACGAG ACATGGAAACCATCCAGAAACAGAGATGATGATACACAGTCACGAGATATAGAG TTGTCATGGAAACCAGCAAAAATTAAGGAAGGAGAATTAAAGGAACCTGAG ACAAACTACATGTTGCCTAGTCTGAACGCAACCAACAACACGTCTACCTCCCCTGCCCCCAAGGGGTATTTGGGGAAGAAAAACCCCATCCACGACCATCACCCGTCGAAGCAGGGACACGACCACCACCATCCTCACCACCTGCCGAACATCTGA
- the LOC138318311 gene encoding cyclin-dependent kinase-like 1 isoform X28, translated as MEKYEKLTRIGEGSYGVVFKCRNKETGVIVAIKRFVESEDDPLIKKIAMREIRMLKQLKHPNLVNLIEVFRRKKRLHLVFEYVDHTVLHELDRYPRGVNEDLVKKIVSQTLEAVNYCHSRNCIHRDVKPENILLSTERQVKLCDFGFARVLTGPLDEYTDYVATRWYRAPELLVGDPKYGPPVDVWAIGCVFAELLSGQALWPGKSDLDQIFLIKKTLGDLIPTQKSAFSSNIFFQGLEIPNVEPENYEPLENKFPRISSNALDFMKNCLKMDPAERMTCEELLQHKYLDGMTSLLETSQRKNDRKKQASRTSNHNLPYFRNKPSLKPFRLREDETLKESEKWKPSWKGKDTEPHKEAEPWKQSRVREDDIQGDVERWKPMKVKDNDYHKDMETNYMLPSLNATNNTSTSPAPKGYLGKKNPIHDHHPSKQGHDHHHPHHLPNI; from the exons ATGGAGAAGTATGAGAAGCTCACCCGAATTGGGGAGGGTTCATATGGCGTCGTGTTCAAGTGCCGAAACAAAGAGACTGGCGTTATTGTGGCCATCAAAAGATTTGTGGAATCAGAAGACGACCCACTTATCAAGAAGATAGCAATGCGAGAAATCAGAATGTTAAAG CAACTGAAACATCCTAATCTTGTAAATCTGATAGAGGTATTCAGAAGAAAGAAGCGTCTACATCTAGTGTTTGAGTATGTGGATCACACGGTGCTACATGAGCTTGACAGATACCCGAGGGG TGTGAATGAGGATTTGGTAAAGAAGATTGTAAGTCAGACGTTAGAAGCTGTCAATTACTGTCACAGTCGAAAT TGTATACACAGAGATGTTAAGCCTGAAAACATCTTGCTGTCTACAGAGCGACAAGTGAAACTCTGTGACTTTGGTTTCGCTAGAGTCCTAA CGGGGCCATTAGATGAGTACACAGATTATGTAGCAACACGATGGTACCGAGCACCAGAACTACTTGTAGGGGATCCGAAATATGGACCTCCTGTAGACGTATGGGCCATCGGCTGTGTTTTTGCCGAGTTACTCTCAGGGCAGGCACTATGGCCAGGAAAATCAGACCTGGACCAAATCTTCCTGATTAAAAAGACACTAG GGGACTTGATACCTACACAAAAATCTGCGTTttcttcaaatatatttttccaaGGACTAGAAATTCCAAATGTAGAGCCAGAG aatTACGAGCCCTTGGAAAACAAATTCCCCAGGATTTCTTCAAATGCCCTGGATTTTATGAAG AATTGTTTGAAGATGGACCCCGCAGAACGTATGACGTGTGAGGAGTTGTTACAGCATAAATACTTGGACGGTATGACGTCGCTACTTGAAACAAGCCAACGAAAGAATGATCGCAAGAAACAGGCATCTAGAACGAGCAATCAT AATTTGCCGTACTTTAGAAATAAG CCATCCTTGAAACCCTTCCGATTAAGAGAGGATGAGACACTGAAAGAAAGCGAG AAGTGGAAGCCTTCATGGAAGGGGAAAGACACTGAGCCTCATAAAGAGGCTGAG CCATGGAAACAGTCCCGGGTTCGAGAAGATGACATTCAAGGAGATGTAGAG CGATGGAAGCCCATGAAGGTCAAGGACAATGACTACCACAAAGATATGGAG ACAAACTACATGTTGCCTAGTCTGAACGCAACCAACAACACGTCTACCTCCCCTGCCCCCAAGGGGTATTTGGGGAAGAAAAACCCCATCCACGACCATCACCCGTCGAAGCAGGGACACGACCACCACCATCCTCACCACCTGCCGAACATCTGA